One Dioscorea cayenensis subsp. rotundata cultivar TDr96_F1 chromosome 17, TDr96_F1_v2_PseudoChromosome.rev07_lg8_w22 25.fasta, whole genome shotgun sequence DNA window includes the following coding sequences:
- the LOC120280190 gene encoding protein trichome birefringence-like 26, producing the protein MAGVGTLMVDWDRWPLHQKRGNHAFVKLFLFVFLLGFSFRVIFFFFSDSFASLPLSQPADVKDGRESLRDSQPVEDGVALEHRVEDSQKDKCDLFKGEWISNPSGPAYTNESCLFIESPQNCMKNGRPDTGYLYWRWKPYGCEVPQFDAKKFLDVMKDKSWAMIGDSILRNHVQSLICLLVKVEVPIEVYHDKMFRSRRWHFSAHNFTLSVIWSPFLVKAENFDHENGASSSIIDLHLDILDEKWISQYQNFNYILISGGPWFLRPAIYWENNKIIGCHSCQDKNNLSEISMEYSFRKALQLVFNFFAVSDHKPFILYRTYPVAHFENAEWNRGGTCNRTVPYKEGEFMGTDLEHLMRNVELDEFKNAAVNVARLKLLDTYKLSLLRPDGHSGPYRTFHPFDNKNNSVTIQNDCLHWCLPGPIDSWNELVMELVLNRS; encoded by the exons ATGGCTGGTGTGGGAACTCTAATGGTGGACTGGGATCGGTGGCCGTTGCATCAGAAGAGGGGAAACCATGCCTTTGTGAAGCTCTTCTTGTTCGTTTTCCTCTTAGGTTTCTCATTCCGcgttatcttcttcttcttctctgatTCCTTTGCCTCCTTGCCATTATCCCAGCCTGCGGATGTAAAAGATGGAAGGGAATCTCTCCGAG ATTCCCAACCAGTGGAGGATGGAGTAGCTTTGGAGCACAGGGTAGAGGATTCTCAGAAAG ATAAGTGTGATTTATTCAAGGGAGAATGGATCTCAAACCCCTCAGGACCAGCTTATACCAATGAGAGCTGTCTTTTTATCGAATCTCCTCAAAATTGtatgaaaaatgggagaccAGATACAGGTTATTTATATTGGAGATGGAAGCCATATGGTTGCGAAGTTCCTCAGTTTGATGCAAAGAAATTTTTGGATGTCATGAAGGATAAATCCTGGGCAATGATTGGTGATTCCATTCTTCGCAACCATGTTCAGTCATTGATTTGCCTTCTTGTTAAG GTAGAAGTGCCCATTGAAGTCTATCATGATAAAATGTTCAGGTCAAGAAGATGGCACTTCAGTGCTCACAACTTCACTCTTTCTGTTATCTGGTCTCCTTTTCTAGTGAAGGCTGAAAACTTTGATCACGAGAATGGGGCATCTAGCTCTATAATTGACCTTCATCTTGATATACTCGATGAGAAATGGATTAGTCAATATCAGAATTTCAACTACATTTTGATTTCTGGAGGGCCATGGTTCCTCAGGCCAGCAATTTACTGGGAAAACAACAAAATCATAGGCTGCCACTCTTGTCAAGACAAGAACAACTTATCAGAAATATCGATGGAGTACTCTTTCCGCAAGGCCCTCCAGTTAGTTTTTAACTTCTTTGCAGTATCAGATCACAAGCCATTCATTCTTTATAGGACGTATCCGGTTGCACATTTTGAAAATGCTGAATGGAATCGGGGCGGGACATGCAATAGAACAGTACCATACAAAGAAGGTGAATTTATGGGAACAGATTTAGAGCATCTAATGCGGAATGTTGAACTTGATGAGTTTAAAAATGCGGCTGTTAATGTTGCTAGGCTGAAGCTCCTGGATACATATAAACTTTCATTACTTAGACCTGATGGGCATTCAGGTCCTTATCGAACCTTCCATCCATttgacaacaaaaacaacagtGTGACAATTCAGAATGACTGCCTCCATTGGTGCTTGCCTGGGCCAATTGATTCTTGGAATGAATTGGTAATGGAGTTGGTATTGAACAGAAGTTGA